TATGGTGACATGATTAGCTTTCCCACAATCAACCTTCTATTCCGTAATCCTTATTATGCAGACATCATCATAGCTCGGGCTTCACCATCCAACTATAATCTTGCTGCCACACTACATGACTGCTACAATCGTGACCTAGAAGGGGGTGGGGGAAGAAAATTACCACAAAGTTCACTTTAAGATGGCATTAATGATTAAACTCATCTACTATGcaaacatcatcatcattgaGTTTTTGACAGGGCCTGCTAGAGtttctaaataaatacaaaCTCAGATAGATACTATTGCTATAAATCTCAAAGAACTTGTACACTGCTACttcatataaatttatgtgaAGTTTAAACAAATCCATACGAAACCAACATtcttgaagaagtgtgaataaGATAACATATGAAGATAAGGAACAATGAAGGACCCGAAAAGCTTATCCGCAAAGATTAATCATCAAACCTCAAGGCCAAATGGCCATATAAGTCTCACCTTGGAAAAACAACCACATCAGGGATATTGACTGCTTTGTGAAAGCTGTTTTGTGGTTTTCCATGGATATACCTCTCATCATAATCCGTAGTAATGTTATCCTGCATAACTAACAGTATCATTAACCGCCCACAAACAATAAACTAACAATTGTAACAACTGGCATAATAACAATAGCAACGACAGCAAGGATGATGATAATGAAGACCGTATTCCTTCCTTCAAAATTTCACAACAATCAAATATAAAGAAGCAGCGATAGAATACTTGACAGATAGCCTTCAGTTCACCAACGAGCTCTTGTGGAAGTTCCTTACGAGAGCCCTTTACCACAAACTCCGTGCTACCTTTTCCCCCAAAGCTGCCACCTCTATTAACCAGAAACATTAAAACCCATTTATTGAGCAGCTCCTTGTTTTCCCAACCAatcaaaaatcttaaaataacacttcttataaaaaaagggaaaaaaacacaCCTAGCATCGAGATCAGAAGCGTCAGAgaatgaatattttgaatgagacTGAAGGGCAATTGATCCAACTGAGGCTGCAAGGACCGCAGGAAGCAGCGGTAGATATGAGTTTCTTGAGCTATGGGAGTGGAAGATATGCGTGGTGGGTGATCTTGGAGTGTTAAGATTATGGAAATATGAGCTTCGGAGGTTGGAGTAGAAGAAGTCCTTCGAAGCGGAACGTAGACGAGAAAACCAGGACGAAAAGGTCATCGTTGTTTGTCACCGGAACCAGATGAACACacagagacggagagagagactCCGGCTATAGCCACTGAATTGGTGGGTATAAGCACTCTCGTTCTTTTTCCCAGTGATGAAACTAGTGGCCAGTGGGCTAATGGATCCGGCGGCCGttttcaaatagttttttttctttttttaaaaaaaaggaaaacagactcatttcattaatatacCAAGTTACAACTATGatttataaatacataaaaaaattagactATAAACTAACTACGCATCAGTAGCTCTTCTATGTTCCACACACAAATTTATTTGTGACAGATATTGTTTTAACTTCACAACACAACAAACTCTCTCTtaacagaaaaattaattatgtaaaaacAGAATTTAAAAACCCCATCTATCCTCTTAGGGAGGAAGAGTACAGGACCCTACTATGGATACTAAATCCAATAGtctatttctaatttattaaaaactccaaaaatagcTACAAATTAAACACACTAATAACTACAAAACCACAAGCACCAGTGTGACTCCGGACGTAACGCCCACAATAAGCATCAGCATCTTGAGTACTGACGGCATGAGCACCCAGCTCACACATGGACAAAATAGCCTCCATTGCGCAGGCGGCACCTACTCACGAGCACTGGCCGTACGACCATCGACCGTAACATCGCCTGCCACTCTCGAACAGATCTTGTCCCAAATTACATCGAAACCAAAAACTCAACACCTCACtcgggtaaaaaaaaaaaaacaacgaaaCAAAACATTGAAATGGAACAACAAGAAACAGAAAATCAAAGAACActgaaataaaaagaatgaaCAGTGCACATTGCAACGACAGAGGCGCGTGCAGGACACTGGTCACTCTGGAAGGGAAATCGCCGGTCAATCTTGGAAGTCCCGGAGATAAGGATACCAGAGAAGCCGAGCGTAGCGTCGACAAAGAGGTCCTCGATGGCGCGTGAAGCCACTCGCCGATGAGATCTGGAACTTCTTCCCGTGCGTacgggctacgctccactctAATGGACACTGGATTCAGTGGTCTTAAAGATCGGCGACTGAGCATCGTTCCAATATGGCGCGTGTTGAAAGGTGACGGTTGGAAACATCCAAACGACAATCCTCCCTTATTTAACTCGAAAAAACataactaaaaactaaaaaaacctACACTCAAACGACAAATTTTCCTTATTTGGTCCGAAAAAACacaattaaaaactaaaaaaacctACACAAAAATTAACATGGACAGAAGATAAGGGAGGGGGAaggataaagagagagagaggccgttttcaaatagttaaaacttaaaaatagaaatggTATTTGGCATTTGAGTAAAAATGTACGTATTGTTTTAgaataaattcaataaatatgatatttatataaaaataatattttttaataataaatttttttttgatcttttgataaaaagatcaaaaaaaattttttaatcaaaaaattttttttttgatttttttgcagTAGTTAATccataattatatctaatattatttaaatttaaaacttgaatgataaattaaaatggttttttttataatttttaagggagatttggatagtaatttgagataaaaattgaggttttgtttatatttaaaatatacctcaactcatctcatcattataatttttttaaattttcacacaaaatataataaacaattcaactttttcaaatctcaaaataatttttccaaatttctatacaaaatataataaataattcaacttttattctattattcacaaaccatttcaactcatatctgaatccaaaccacaatgttaaataaaatattgtttgaatattactttttaatattattactattttaaaatttgaaaaaattgaattatttattatattttatgtgaaaaattgaaaaaaattataatgattaaatgaaatgagttgagattaatggGAGGATTTTGTATCCAAATTGACAGTGAATATAtacttttatgaaaaaatagataaagttagtgtggtttggatagtgagatgagatgagatgattttatataaaaattaaaaattaaataaaatattgttagagtgttattttttaatattattactattttgagatttgaaaatattaaattatttattatattttgtgcgaaaattttaaaaagttgtattatttattgtattataagataagatgagataaaatattttcactatccaaactgacATTACAATTATAAAGTCTACAAAAATTATGAGTACGAATACGCGTACAATTATGTGTACgaataaaaaaatactgaaattGGCTCAATTTCTAATCGATTCAGGTCGAATTCTTGTGCCATTTGAACATTTTCACCTTTTATTTTCTGGCATATAAATTCccatcaatttgtaaaataatatttcttataatatttattgcaaactcaacatttctctttcttaaaaaaaaatgggaagcAACGATAGAGAGAAATTAATATCCACAAAAAccttgattatatataataagtgggTATTAGTATAGCCACAAAgatattacataaaagtaatcttataaattgatgtgggtCTATGTAatccgttagatttactttataataaaaataattttacaatttgacgaaATATATCATGccacatcagtttatgaaattatttttgtgtaatccatTTGTGGTTAATATATTTTCCATAATAAGTTAGGTAACTCTAGATGATAAACACAAAATAACATTTTCAGCAACATTGCAAATTAACTGATGATATATATGGTCACGGTGAAAATAGATGTCTTCCTCGTGAGTTAAAACTAAAAGCACGAACATTGTCACCAAAGATACACCAAGCACCACTAAAATCCCACCACATGCAAATGCTTAGTACTAGGATTGAAAACTCAGTTTTATCATGAGAGAACCACATGATGATCAATACCCAATTAAATACTTGGCCTCTGCATCCCAAAACTCCTTGGATTGTTTCGTCGTCTCGGCACGTTCTGCAGCAAACCTCTCCTTCCAATAGTCTTTACACCTGCAAGAGCTCTTGAGGTCAGTAATGGCGATGTTTTCTCAGGCGAAGAAAGGGGGAATAGGTTATTCATTTCTCTTCCACCTTTTTTTCAATAGCATGTCCAGTTCTACCATGTGCATTGCTTTTGCATATACTCCAACCTGAtccagaaaagataaaaaagataaatttactcTCTCGGAACCCACACTATAcagttacaatttttttttttttttaattgtaggtGTCTGGGCCAGTTTGCGCGCACCTTGACTAATCCCACGAGCCCTAAAGTTAACGATTAGGTAACCTCCAATAGTTTTAAGAGGACTCGAACTGATGATCATTGAAGAGTAAACGCAAAACCAGACCAACTAAACTACCCTCAAGATTCACAGTTATAACTATTACCATGTAATCTGGTCATAACAACAACTTCAAATTTGTTGGAATGTATGTTATTCAACAGGCACTTTGAAACATTCAGGGATgagtttggatacataaatctcctcatcttatctcattattacaattttatcaaaattttatacaaaaatataataaaaaattcaattttcaaatctcaaaataaaaataatactaaaaaattatatctaataatattttattcaactactaTTTAATACATCTCATTTctactatttaatatatctcatatcgtcttatctcatctcatcattacaattttattaagtttttatataaaaatataataaacaattcaatttttttaaatctcaaaataaaaataatactaaaaacatTCCTCCTTTATGGCTGGATTTGGATACACAAAccttcttatctcatctcatatcatcattataattttattaaattttcataaaaaatataataaaaattcaactttttcaaatattaaaataaaaataatactaaaaaattaaatttaataatattttattaaattactattcaATACATCTCATCTCGTCCGAATTGTTTGTACAAACAcaactaagggcaggtttggtaacaaaaataaaatataaaattctcatctcatctcatatcattacactttttttaaatcttcatataaaatataataaacaatttaattttttcaaatctcaatacatattttttaaattttaaaataataataatgttaaaatataatattttaaactttaaaacaaaatataaaattcacatcTAACCTTCTAAACCTCCCCTAAATGATTAAAGAAGAAGCAAGCATACTTAAGAAAGTCACGAGAAAGTCAAAAGACAAGGCCCTACCGAATTGTACAACAAGTTGACTAGCTTATTGTTAGGTTTCTCTAGTTGCATTAACAGGCGTTTGGACATCAAATAATACTTCCCCATTTTCTTCTGATGCTAAATACAAACCTGTCTGCAAATTGGGCACTTTGACTCCGGATTTGCAGTTTTAAGGCCTTGGAAGATCAAGACAGAAGCAGATGAGCAAGCACATGACTTGCAAAAAAGATGGCCGCAACTCAATGCGTATGAATTAAAAACAACATCCTGTGAGAGCATAattaaatacacatatataagAGAATGCGTGCAAAAGCAAAATATATTTCCCCAGAATGCAATTGAAAAAAAGGATCTTACCAAGCAAACAGCGCAAGTCAGATCATATTCTAGCTTTATAGAATGCGGAAGTCTCAATTTCATTACAGGTGGGGTGGCATCAAAATCACAAGAAAACTGGCTGGAGAACTCATTAaactctccttttttttctccGTTGAGACTCAAATAAAAAGCAGCCAATTCTATGAGCAAAGGTGATTGCAAAAGCTCAATGTGTTCCGCCCGCAATTTGGATTTGAAATTCCTCCCATTTTCTGAGCAATGAACCTAAAAGGGAAGGCGCAAAACAACGGAAATTATTGTTTGATGCAAAggaaaatcaaccaaaacagcGAGGATAGTGAGCAGGTACAAACTTATCCGATGCATACTTTATCATACTTCTTAAGGATTTTTCTGATTGCAATCGCATTCATTGTAACATATTCAACCAGCATCCGTCCTTCTAGTACCATTGCCTGTTGATCATTCTTGAAATAACGACGCAAACGCAATAAATATCCCTGCATTCCGGAGGCAACATGAAGATCAAGGAGATGCCTCACTCTTGAACTAAAGCATCCATTTATTTCCGAAGCTTCCTTCGTCAGCTCAGAAAAGAACTTCTGATCACACACTACAGATCATCAACGCACAAAGCTTCATAAGAGGGACTATCGACTACCAACTAAAAGAATACAAAAATGCAATTCCCAGTATgtcaaagaaacaagaaaaatgattatgttTGACAAATCCACGCGCAtgtttacaaatttaaaaaaaaaattatgaaaaaaagcCAAGTTAGCAGCTTTTCAAATAGTTTGAATGCcctgtaagagaaaaaaaaccctTGATTCATGTAATCAAACTTAGCACAAAGATCGAAGATTAATTATTCTCGTTTGCTTTACTAATCATCAATTTTCACTGTAATTTCCCTAGATTTGTTTTTCATCAATACACAACTTCACAAATTCAACAATGTCAATCATTAGAGGATAAActattatcaacgacaataaaCACCGGCCCGAGAAACGAAAACTAAAGTCACGATCGAGGGCAAGATTCACATTGACATTCCGATTTGCAGGAATCACCCAATGGTTTGCAACTCCGACAGGTCTTTAGAACTTTCTTGAGGCTCTTATATTCGACATGAGAACATTTTTCCAAGAACCACTCCTGGTCACCGTGCAGGTACTCCGTGAAAGTCTCCCCGAATTTCATCTTCTTGACAAGCCAGTAAATTCTCACaccaaaaaaattttgattcggGTTCTTGTATACCTTGGGGGCGCTTAATCTTCTGTTTGGAGGATACCGGATGAAAAAGATAatttgcagagagagagagagagagaaagatttGGATCAGTGATTGgttatttaaagaaaaacaaaaatcaaagttCGTGGTTGTGATCGGGAGTATTGCTGCTAATTGAGGAGAATAAAATGGTGCGCGTTTCCAGACTCGTTCGGTGGCATAGGTTCCAAGCGCGtaataagaattaaaagatcACACAGAAGGATTACAGTACTTTTGCAGTTCGCGGAAAGCCCGCGTGTTACGTAGGCAAGCTTGCTTCCTTCCTTccgtttttggtttgtttttcatTAACGCTGACGCAGGCTGTTAAGAGGGAAGAGTTATTGCTTTCGCTGTGCATGCTACGCACGTGTAATTGTGATCCTTTCCACTTTCTAGCAGTCGTCGGGCTttgctttttctctctctctcaatatttAATGGATCGTGCCAGTAACCGCTGGGCGTacgctagttttttttttttttttaaataatttttaatatctttaatcattaaaaattaaataaaaaaatatataattttattaataatcattttattaatgagtaatattaaagagaagtcattatagcaGTACACACTTTACACTCACTACGTGGttacttctagttgattgttcccaacactcacttagagagatgtgtggtctagatgatgtcatatcatgtgtacaaaatgaATGCTCCCAAaagtaacttctatctatatttattctttatactGACCTCACGTGCTCTACCTctaaaacaaaatgattttgcTGTTTACACTCCACTTATgtaattgataaaaatatttattttaaattaaaaaagagacaaagctaattaaattagtaaagtacgtaaaaaaatatataaaaataattgtatataaaaaaatttttaaaaaaaatcaaaagtcttaaaaattaaagaaatgatattatGAGTACtgcacaatctttttaaaaaaaatgaataaatataaaacttacatataaaattaattttttaataataaaactcactctttttaaaaatgattatgcaTCATTTGCACATTCTATAATTGtgcataacattattttaaaaaataatcttttttcttgagtttttttagatttattcatatttttttataaacaagatACATTTTAAAATGGTAAATCGTTCTTAtacttaatttattatctaataacaagttaaatatttttttttatttaaattctcttCCATGATCAGTTGGGCCATcgtaaaatctaaaaaaatccgactaatttagtatatatattataggtaATTAATAACCATTTGGCTGGCAGATTGATTTGAACAAATCCCTAATGTATTACATATTACAATCAATTAAGTACTCGCTTGGTTACGCactttagatgagataaaatattttattaaaagttgaataaaatattattataatataaaattataatattatttttattttgagatttaaaaaagttgaattatttattatattttgtgtgtgagtttgaaaaaattataataattatatgaaataagatgagatagtttagttttgtgtaaccaaaccaacccTAAATGTTTACCttattttctcatataataattctttttcattAAAGGAGAAAATACCAATTTAGCCAAAATTAATTGGTAAAATATAGTTCTTTTTACATAAATGATTTGGCTAcaaaagaaattcataaaaataaatctgatgAGGCTTCCTATGacatgtcagattgtaaagttacttgtattgtaaagtaaatctaatatatcatattaagtttgaatttacttttgaatttttttttataactatagtacttattttctttttaatatgaaGAGAATATGATAAAGCCAATTTATGTCTTGTAGTTTTTTATTggtatatttttccatttttctattATCTTTTCACAGAGGAATTGTTTTCatctttacaaaaataaaagttatcCAACAAGGAAACAAACTAACCTATGCTGCAGATATTAATGTTCAAGAAGGAAGGGAtaactaacaaaaaaagaaggtaTGAAATATTGATTATGCACGTCTTGGAGTGGAAGAATATAAATAGGATAACTTTATTTCTCAAAGTATAAATTTCTATGGcgagtttattttataaaatggcAATGTCAATTATAAAGCGactaaaaaaactaataattttattttaaatgaatacgAAATGgggatttttttgttaatataatttaattaattaaattagtttttcaTTGATCAGATATTTTGAGATGATAATGAAGATCTGATTTCAACTTCAATTttcagttaaattttttatttatctaaaaattgatatttatagTCCTATAATGTATAAGTCTTGTGCAttacatttaagaaaaatgaataaatctgaaacacacatataaaaattatttttgtaatggaaaatttattttttttaaaaaaaaatcacagtctaaaaatgtatatagtattactcatttaatatccccaactttttaaatataaattcgtCAATTCCAATTGAGCCATCCCTTCACCGTCGTTCTGTCTTCGCCGTTAAAAACTCTTCATAGCCCGGCCGAAAGGCAGCGACTTATTTTCGCCTtaagaacaaaaatacaattatacatCAACACGCGAAGATGACAAACCACTCATATTTTCGTAAAATTCAACCCAAAACCAAACTTCAGAACCGGACTTGGCTCTGTCTCCGGCGATTGAGCTCATCAAAGGTATGCCCAAAACGGCATTGAGTTTCATTTTGGTTTTCCTAATCACTTCCATTATCTCGATCTAATCATCCGGTTTTCGTTCCTTAGGGCTTTGGGTGCTTTCAGTCAAGCGCTTTGACTATTTACGATTCGCCTGCCCCAGCTCCCTACTGGTAATTTTCTCAAGTCTCTCTTACgttccatgattttcttatcATGCCCTTCAGTCTTCACATCGAAAAAAAGGTGCTTTTGTTCACTCTATTCGTAGTTTCACTGGTTATGCAATTCAAGTGACTGAGAGAATCCGTCTCTGTGTTTGCAGAGTTAGTACTTACTTGGGGGTTTCAGGtttgacagttttttttaatccaacATTGACAGTTAAGAACTTAAGACAACTTGTGGCCTCATTTAAGTCAAACTAATTCTTAAGAGTTTTGCGGTTGACCTCATAAGGGAAGAAATGCGCTTGCTCATATTAATTTAACTGTGACTTTATAGGCCAATAAATGATCTTGCTCGTGTAATTTTAACGTTTGACCAAGAACCTCTGAAGGGAAAAGGGACCACACTTGTAAATGAGAAGGTAAACGAGGATACATATACGAATGCTTGAAAATTATTGCTCTTCAGTGGAGTTAGTTGTTGAACCATTTTGTCTACAGAAgtcgaaaataattttcacattgAGAAAACCAAGGGATATTTGTAGTCATGTCTTTCAGACTCTCGTTTGTTG
This genomic interval from Juglans regia cultivar Chandler chromosome 3, Walnut 2.0, whole genome shotgun sequence contains the following:
- the LOC109011964 gene encoding probable E3 ubiquitin-protein ligase BAH1-like isoform X2, translating into MKFGETFTEYLHGDQEWFLEKCSHVEYKSLKKVLKTCRSCKPLGDSCKSECQLCDQKFFSELTKEASEINGCFSSRVRHLLDLHVASGMQGYLLRLRRYFKNDQQAMVLEGRMLVEYVTMNAIAIRKILKKYDKVHCSENGRNFKSKLRAEHIELLQSPLLIELAAFYLSLNGEKKGEFNEFSSQFSCDFDATPPVMKLRLPHSIKLEYDLTCAVCLDVVFNSYALSCGHLFCKSCACSSASVLIFQGLKTANPESKCPICRQVGVYAKAMHMVELDMLLKKRCKDYWKERFAAERAETTKQSKEFWDAEAKYLIGY
- the LOC109011964 gene encoding probable E3 ubiquitin-protein ligase BAH1-like isoform X1; protein product: MKFGETFTEYLHGDQEWFLEKCSHVEYKSLKKVLKTCRSCKPLGDSCKSECQLCDQKFFSELTKEASEINGCFSSRVRHLLDLHVASGMQGYLLRLRRYFKNDQQAMVLEGRMLVEYVTMNAIAIRKILKKYDKVHCSENGRNFKSKLRAEHIELLQSPLLIELAAFYLSLNGEKKGEFNEFSSQFSCDFDATPPVMKLRLPHSIKLEYDLTCAVCLVRSFFSIAFWGNIFCFCTHSLIYVYLIMLSQDVVFNSYALSCGHLFCKSCACSSASVLIFQGLKTANPESKCPICRQVGVYAKAMHMVELDMLLKKRCKDYWKERFAAERAETTKQSKEFWDAEAKYLIGY